The nucleotide sequence TCGCTGAAAACCAACTTCAACTCTTTACCGTGAATCCAACCATAGCCCACCAACATTTATCGTCTTCAACAGTCACCCGGACCTGCAAAATCGTATCTTTCCCTGTTAAACCACTATTTGCAAACCCATCATCACCTGTTGCACCCATTAGCGTTGATATGAATGGCAGGTACCATATTCTAGGTTCATGCAATGGATTGCTTTGTTTGTATGAATTCCAATTAGGCTGTGTTAGATTGTGGAACCCTTCTACTAGATTGATGTCCAAAACATTTGCTGTGATTGATGATATTGTAATAAGATGTTATGGCTTTGGCTATGATCCTGTTAATCACAAGTACAAAGTGCTAGTAGTTATGAGTGATTGTAATGAACCTGCTACTAAACTTTATGCCTTTGGTGAAAATTCTTGGAAAACCATTCAGGATTTCCCCGGTACTCCTCCTACTGGGCCAGGGAAACATGTCAACGGTACTCTGAATTGGTTTCCGACAGAAGAAGGTTTTGATTGTAATCAATGGGTGATTCTTACCTTTGATTTGGTGAAGGAGACTTACGGCAAACTGTCGCTACCTAAACAAGATAACGGTGGCAGTATTTTCAATCCTGTACTAGATGTCTTGAGTAATTGCCTATGTGTGTGTTTTGACCATAGTGGAACTCTATGGTTGATGAAACAGTATGGAGTTACTGAGTCTTGGACTAAATTGATGATCATCCCTCGTGGAGATGGCTGGCAAGCCACATATCAGCGTTCTTTTAGACCCTTGTGCATTTTGGAAAATGGCATTATTTTGGGAAAAACTCCATGTTCCGGTTTAGTTCGGTATGATACAAATACTGGTATGTATAACTATCCTAGGATTTTAGGTAAACTTGGGTTGAAACTACATGTTTATCATGAGAGTCTGGTATCACCACTATTTTAAATCACATTTTTGGAGTCAACTTTTGCTTAGATGACTTCTGAATTACAACATGTTTCTGTCTTTTGCTTCAGAACTTTTGGGATCAATTGTGGTTACATAGATATGTGGTGGAGTTGTTTTGGTGAAGCCTCGTGTTTTACATTCCGTGTATTGCCATTTATCAGCAATATTGATGGTTGAATTAAAGCCATTGCTTTGAGGCAATTCGATTAATGTTTGCTCTGTTGTGGTCTTCTTTTTATTGTATTCAGAAAGTATGTTTGTTATGTTGAAACAGTGGACTCGCAATTTGCTATTCTTTTTAATCTGGGTTTGCTATGATATTGATTGTGCTTTTACATGCTGAAATAGTGGACTTGCAATTTGCTTATACACTTGCAAAAGTAATCTTTCTCGTCTATGTAGGCTGAACGGTCTATGTATGCCTTTCTCATTACAATTACAAATTATCAACATCACAATTTCTATACTGTTTCGTACAGTAATCACAATGAAAATGGATGTGTTTGACAAAAGTGTCAattactattttcttttttaataggTTAATGTTATTTAGTGGtgaaaaaatatctaaataaaaaatgatatttgatgcCTTATCTAACAATTTGAACGAGTTCCCAAACAATTCTCTATGAAATTATGGAGGAAAGATCTACTACGATTAAAACGATTCGCGACAATGTAGCTAAGTTGATGATGGGGATGCTAGGTAGTCGATTTGTTTTTATCCTGCAGCTGATGAACAAATTGGTTCTGCTATATtactttttattgtgtttttgcCTTGATATTGGTTTTACTTGCTGCTTCTAGTTAATTATCGACTTGTCATGTCTGCAAAGACTACTGGCTGCTGCTTTTTGTAATAGACTGTTGTGCTGCAGAACTACTTGCTAGTAGTATGCTGAGCCAATTTGGTACTAAAGGACCAAGCGATGATAGCAAGGGTGTTGTAATCTTGGAAGGGGATCCGGATAATGTACTACGATGCTGGTTTTTGTTGATATAGTATAAGTAGGGAAGTTAACAAGCTGCTACATACAACGCACCAAATTTGGCTTCAGATTTTATTGCTGGCACAATTATTAGTAGCTCATCTTGTGCACTGCTTGtatttaagtgtcactttttcTCCTATTAAAATTCTCTTGACTAAGGATGttatttgatatattataaatttatttataacaagCTTTGGGGTAGTTAGTTTAATCGCAGTTGCTTACAAAAACAGAACCTCAAGAGCCCGAAGTAAGGATAAAACGTATCGAAGATTGCTCTTTAGGCGCCTAGCATTTGCTCACAGATACCTACGGAACGGCAATTAATTATTGTTCGCTCCAAAATGGTACTTAGTTAACTActgttcatttttttaaattggttcaACCAATTTAAAAAGTGTCTGAATGACAATTAAGCACCATTCGGCGTATTTTAGATGCCTGTGAACAATTGCTAGGTGTCTAAAGAGCAAGCCTCAAATGTACCTCAAATTTACTATGTTTAAATCTTATTTCCAACAATGCAcatgaaatacaaaaaaagaaaacgaTATTgttttggataattaattagTCACCTCTTCCTTAAGTCATCACACTTTATTCAAAATGGCCTAGCGTTGGGTGCATATTCTCTTGTTTTTAAGTGAGCTTgctcagttgataaggataatgcataatatatgcaaggtttggggttcgaactaggacaccacccaaaaaaaaaaaagtttatttttcattttaattgaaaattttacttatagGGAGAAACTTGTTTCCATTAATTTGGTCTTGGATTAATGTCCCTAAATCAAAGGGATCAGATGGCCTCGGTCCTATGTGGTTAACAGGATTGTAACCATGTCCTATCTAAATGATCCACTGCATAAATGacttaaaagaaaacaaaatggaaTGGTATCTAAAACTACATTTCGAATGGTATTTCAAACACTCTCTTTACCACATTATCATGTAAATATTGCTACGAGTAAAACAGATAAGGCAAATcctgatttataaaatattacccgtctaaataaaaaaaaatccttgcATAATTGATAAAATGTTGGTTCCTTTCACGTGTTAATTATTCCCACTACAAATTTCGACATAGTTGTTTCGTTttctatttatccttcaaacaCTCTCTTTACCACATTAACGTGTGAATGCTTTCTTTTTATCCTTGCAAAAAACAATGCTTTGAAGAAATTCAAAATCACAGTAAGGGAAATTGTACAAAATGACAGGAAAAGATTGAAATTTACCTGTTCTTGAACTGCCTCTGATATCTCATGAAATATCATTCAAGACATTGATCCATGCAATTGGTTTCATGAAATGCTTGTTTAAAACAGAAAGGTCAATTGAATAGGTGGGTGTCTATGTTCTGACCAATGTCCCACATAGAGTAATGCATAATAGAAACTGTGGTGCTTGCATATAAAATGAAGTGATCTCCACTGGTATTAGGCACGGAGCTGTGTGATGATGACATAGCGAATTATTCTTTCGCCTTTTACTAAAGAATACCATGTCAACGTTACATTTAACGGCACTAATGCTAATAACAAACGCTTGGACAGACGCTTTTTAACACACGCCCATTTACACTGCCACGTCTTCCCATTTATCAATCTATATACTTGTTAACCGGCTAAAccagtttgtgtattttttttttcttatgcctttgtttctgaaaaaaaaaaaaacaacgatgTCTTTGGACTCCATAGATGACTGCAGATCCTTGGACTCTATACCCCACCTTTCTAGATTCAATATCTTGCCCCTTCTAATAAAGaagaaaacgaaaaaaaaaatccaactttgttattgcttcaGTAGTCACAAACCCATAACCATAACTCGTTCAAAATCAACCAATCCAACCTAAGATCCTCGCTATCCAAATCAAACCCATGAAGAAGCCCTTCCATCACTAGAAGAGAAATCCATGAAAGAAGTCCTATTTGAAACACCCATCTTCAAACCTTACCAAGTTCTAGTTTTGATGGCAGAAATAAAGACCCAGATGCCTATAATACAAAACCCATCTAagaaattccaaaaaataatgGTTTTCCATTGAGGAAGTAACAGAGGATGTTTTTCAGCAGGTCCTTGGACTCTTAAGCCTCTcaaagttttgattttcaatttacGGAACTTTTGAAATTGACGCAGATTAGCTTAATATTAGTTTTGTGCAACCtttaattttatgattatttGGTCATACGTTACAAATTTGAACACGCATAGTTGTTGACGATTGTTTTAAGCAGAAAGAATAGTAGATAGTGGTGGTGGTGTTTGGACAGAGAAGACACAAGCAATACTTGATTAACCGGTGGccaaataaattgtttaaaatatggATGACATAGCCCAATCACAAAACGTGTGACGAAGAGAGAGTGTTTGAGCATCTGTTGCTAGCATCTCTCTTGCGCACAACTCTTTGGATTACTAGAGCTCGGGTGGGTTAACGCGCCAAATATACAAACTAATTTATAACTAGTATTTAaatttgggttaattaagtagatggtccatataaatattcaaaattttgtttttagtccctacaaaacactttttagttcctataaaatttttcatcaacaaTTTTAGTTCTAGAAAATTtcccatcagcatttttagtccctataaaatttttccatcaacatttttagtctctaaaatgcttaagaaaaatgtcacatGGACTGAAAAGTGTGAATAGACAtatggtcctttaagtttaactttattttagattGGTCTTTAAgttatatttttctcaaattgGTCCTTAATACATTTTGTTTGCAACAT is from Medicago truncatula cultivar Jemalong A17 chromosome 1, MtrunA17r5.0-ANR, whole genome shotgun sequence and encodes:
- the LOC25484931 gene encoding F-box/kelch-repeat protein At3g23880 codes for the protein MIITDTSANTNYISTVPSSRMLRCDHENDTPTQHDIRTATMRHKIHSPIADESPPILPDDIVVAILLRLPVRSLLQFRCVCKSWKTLISDPQFAENQLQLFTVNPTIAHQHLSSSTVTRTCKIVSFPVKPLFANPSSPVAPISVDMNGRYHILGSCNGLLCLYEFQLGCVRLWNPSTRLMSKTFAVIDDIVIRCYGFGYDPVNHKYKVLVVMSDCNEPATKLYAFGENSWKTIQDFPGTPPTGPGKHVNGTLNWFPTEEGFDCNQWVILTFDLVKETYGKLSLPKQDNGGSIFNPVLDVLSNCLCVCFDHSGTLWLMKQYGVTESWTKLMIIPRGDGWQATYQRSFRPLCILENGIILGKTPCSGLVRYDTNTELLASSMLSQFGTKGPSDDSKGVVILEGDPDNVLRCWFLLI